The sequence below is a genomic window from Streptomyces sp. NBC_00289.
GGGGCAGCGAGCCAGGATCGCTTTGAGCTGCTGGGTCTGGTCCTCGGTGAGGCGGTCGGGATGGCGGGTGAGCCAGCTGGTCACATTCCGCACGGACGGCGTCTTGTGGGGCGGGTCGTGCGGAAAGTTCTCGCGGAGTTTGGCCACGTAGACCTTCACCACGTTCTCGCCGCCGGGGTAGCCACGTTCGCGTACTTCCTCGAACAGGCGGCGGGCGACGGTGCAGCCCTCCGCCCACCGCTGGTGCAGGTAAGGCTTGTAGGGGTCGAGAATGCTGGCTCGGCCGGTCCACCGGCCAACCAGGAGTTCGTCCGCGCTTGCCGCGTTGGCGAAGCGGCGGACGGTATGCGGGCCAGCCCCTGTTGGCGGGCGATCGCGCGCAGTCCGATGCCCTGCTCGAGGAGAGCGTGGATAGCCGCGTGCTGTTCCCGGATGCGGTCGGAGAGTCGGCCGGTTGTCCGCGGCCCTCTGGGAGAGGGCGGATCGAGGTTCGTGTTCTCCGTGTCCGCGACGGCCTGGGCCGTGGCGGCGTCGTGCGGCTCACGTAGCAGAGCGCGGTGTTGAACGACTGTCTTCTCGACGGCCTCAGTCAGGTTCGACCAGATGTGCCATCGGTCCGCGACGTGGATGGCGTTCGGGGCGCCGAGCCGTCCGGCCTCGGCATAGGCGGTGGAGCGGTCCCGACAGATCACCTCGATGCCGGGATGGTCGGCGAGCCACTTGGCGACCGTCGACGTCGTCCGGTCCGGCAGCAGGTCGATGGGCTGACGGGTTTCGATGTCGATCAGGATCGTGCCGTACTTGTGGCCCTTGCGCAGCGCGAAGTCGTCCACCCCGAGCACCCGCGGTGTCGAGGTCTCGGGCTCCGGCAGGCGACGGATCAACCGCAGCAGTGTCGACCTGCTCACCCCGGCGGCCAGAGTCTGGGAGAGGCGGGCACCGGCACGGCCGGCCAGCATCACCGCCACACGCTCCAGCACTGTCTGCAGCCCGGCGCTGCGTCGGCCGTGCCGGACGGTCAGTCCGTCGACCTGCTCGGCGAACGTCGCCTGTCTGCACAAACGTTGGCCGCAGCGGAACCGCCGCACCTGTAACTCGATCAGCACCGGACGCCCTCTGACCGAGCTGTCGGCGAGCCGCCGTACGTACCGGCTGTGCACCCGAGACGACAGCGTCCCGCACGCTGGACATACGACCCGCTCCGCAACCGCCCGGGCCCGCACGGCCACCAACTCGCCGTCAGGCACAACGT
It includes:
- a CDS encoding ISL3 family transposase, with the protein product MGDVLLQNLWFHQVQGVVIENVVPDGELVAVRARAVAERVVCPACGTLSSRVHSRYVRRLADSSVRGRPVLIELQVRRFRCGQRLCRQATFAEQVDGLTVRHGRRSAGLQTVLERVAVMLAGRAGARLSQTLAAGVSRSTLLRLIRRLPEPETSTPRVLGVDDFALRKGHKYGTILIDIETRQPIDLLPDRTTSTVAKWLADHPGIEVICRDRSTAYAEAGRLGAPNAIHVADRWHIWSNLTEAVEKTVVQHRALLREPHDAATAQAVADTENTNLDPPSPRGPRTTGRLSDRIREQHAAIHALLEQGIGLRAIARQQGLARIPSAASPTRQARTNSWLAGGPAEPAFSTPTSLTCTSGGRRAAPSPAACSRKYANVATPAARTW